The following are encoded together in the Pectobacterium wasabiae CFBP 3304 genome:
- a CDS encoding O-antigen translocase, producing MKKLLSVTLLSGLLTLAKMGCGFVIAKIVAIYTGPSGMAMLGQIQSIVISLNGIVNAPVSSCVVRYTAEFEKEGIEACAPWWKASLWWLVVILCILMPTCFLLGHELSGWLLNNSSYAWVIWIITASLPIAALGTLVNSVINGYQQYRRFVALGAISTALSCILMITLIINFGIKGALSAAAVQSGLIGLILTFSALRQPWTKLSYWWGEVDKEHKKKIGNYVLMASTTALTAPIALIGIRNILISHVGWEAAGQWQAVWRISEVYLGVITIALSTYYLPKLSTLKDVKSIRTEINQTVKIMVPIVSVMALGVYFFRDIAISLLFTEEFRAARELFAIQLVGDVIKITSWLYAYPMLSRGATKWFVSTEIVFSVTLVTLTYILVPLYSTQGANISYFINYSFYLLFVVRFFGRYSR from the coding sequence ATGAAAAAACTACTTTCAGTAACTCTTCTTAGTGGGTTATTGACATTGGCAAAAATGGGATGTGGGTTTGTTATTGCCAAGATAGTTGCCATATATACTGGCCCGTCAGGAATGGCTATGTTGGGCCAGATTCAGAGCATTGTGATAAGTCTTAATGGTATTGTGAACGCTCCTGTCAGCAGTTGTGTTGTTCGTTATACTGCTGAGTTTGAAAAAGAAGGAATAGAGGCATGTGCTCCTTGGTGGAAAGCTAGCCTGTGGTGGTTGGTAGTTATACTGTGTATTTTAATGCCTACCTGCTTTTTATTAGGGCATGAATTATCTGGTTGGTTGCTGAATAACTCGAGTTATGCTTGGGTTATTTGGATTATCACCGCGTCATTACCTATTGCAGCTCTTGGTACGTTAGTTAATTCTGTAATTAATGGATATCAGCAATATCGACGTTTTGTGGCATTAGGCGCAATATCGACGGCCCTCTCATGTATATTAATGATAACATTGATAATTAATTTTGGCATAAAAGGTGCGCTATCAGCTGCAGCAGTCCAATCAGGGCTCATTGGATTAATTCTTACTTTTAGTGCTCTACGCCAACCTTGGACTAAATTAAGCTATTGGTGGGGGGAGGTAGATAAAGAACATAAAAAGAAAATCGGTAACTATGTTCTAATGGCTTCGACCACTGCTTTGACAGCGCCAATAGCATTAATTGGAATTAGAAATATTCTAATTAGTCATGTTGGCTGGGAGGCAGCAGGGCAATGGCAAGCCGTTTGGCGGATCTCGGAAGTCTACCTTGGTGTTATTACTATTGCGTTAAGCACTTATTACTTACCTAAATTATCAACACTAAAAGATGTTAAAAGTATTCGAACTGAGATTAACCAGACTGTAAAAATTATGGTTCCTATTGTTTCAGTTATGGCGCTTGGTGTGTATTTTTTTAGAGATATTGCAATCAGTTTGCTTTTTACCGAGGAATTTAGGGCGGCTAGAGAGTTATTTGCTATCCAACTTGTTGGGGATGTAATAAAAATTACCAGTTGGCTATATGCATATCCGATGCTGTCACGTGGCGCTACTAAGTGGTTTGTATCAACTGAGATCGTTTTTTCTGTCACCCTAGTTACCTTAACCTATATTCTTGTACCCTTGTATTCTACTCAAGGGGCGAATATTTCTTATTTTATTAACTATTCCTTTTATCTTTTATTTGTTGTGAGATTTTTTGGCCGTTATTCTCGGTGA
- a CDS encoding EpsG family protein encodes MRKDDILKIPFISVLALVLSGVAGSRFFGPDPDFSNYVDMLTYPNYIERVVDLFFQFMIFLNANVFPNYWFVFFIYATLGVSIKIIAIFKFSEHPGLSCCVYVMMFYLLHEYTQIRGGVAAGVLLFSFYYIYAGDFKKFLASLLIASLFHLSSLIVLPFYFLVRKYNLRYFFFVTIIVFLSAVFSYVSGDFVRSIVHAYMSTNDSGINLGAVIDFNLLNKMNLSHFIISLVCYFFYTRGVAFKQSELSVVYIKLLFVGVSSFYFFGALGLVATAYRISYIFLPVLIFIIPMLVYVIKPRVIPLVIVLLYLLINLFYLIDNVIWVNQ; translated from the coding sequence ATGAGAAAAGATGATATATTAAAAATTCCGTTTATATCGGTATTGGCATTAGTGTTATCAGGTGTCGCGGGGAGTAGGTTTTTTGGTCCCGACCCTGATTTTTCAAATTATGTTGATATGCTTACTTATCCAAATTATATTGAAAGGGTTGTGGATTTATTTTTTCAATTTATGATTTTCTTGAATGCTAATGTTTTCCCTAATTATTGGTTTGTCTTTTTTATTTATGCAACATTAGGTGTTTCAATAAAAATTATTGCTATATTTAAATTTTCTGAACATCCAGGTTTGAGTTGTTGTGTCTATGTGATGATGTTTTACCTGCTTCATGAGTATACACAGATTCGTGGTGGTGTGGCTGCAGGGGTTTTATTATTTTCGTTTTATTATATTTATGCTGGGGATTTTAAAAAATTCTTAGCATCACTTTTGATTGCAAGTTTGTTTCATTTATCTTCTTTAATTGTACTTCCTTTTTATTTTCTGGTGAGGAAATATAATCTTCGTTATTTTTTCTTTGTTACTATTATTGTTTTTTTATCTGCCGTTTTCTCCTATGTCTCGGGGGATTTCGTCAGGTCTATTGTCCATGCTTATATGTCTACCAATGATAGTGGGATTAATTTAGGTGCAGTTATTGATTTTAATTTACTGAATAAAATGAACCTGTCACATTTTATTATTTCACTGGTATGTTATTTTTTTTATACGAGAGGAGTAGCCTTTAAACAGAGCGAATTATCAGTTGTATATATAAAGTTGTTGTTTGTTGGTGTTAGTTCGTTTTATTTTTTTGGGGCGTTGGGATTAGTTGCTACGGCATATAGAATTAGTTATATTTTTTTGCCTGTTCTTATTTTTATTATTCCGATGTTAGTCTACGTAATAAAGCCAAGAGTTATACCTTTGGTTATTGTTCTTTTATACCTTTTAATAAATTTATTCTATCTTATAGATAATGTGATTTGGGTAAATCAATGA
- a CDS encoding glycosyltransferase family protein has protein sequence MTYDICIICVLYSKQPIETATVKSLLENQHYLESKKVTLCFWDNSIQGFSASSLSNFTVPTEYYHTGVNTSLSEVYNKIISDIDASSYIIFDDDSDFSIEYFTCLDGFFQSDEKIACPIIYNGEHLISPGVVRGVRGAEITESCLKKSTGNPDLISIMSGTVIKKSVLDFIKFDERLSLYGIDTKFYLSAKKNKINIYILPYRMNHNSALHEVTDVENHIKRLIVMLKSKWVVFDDVPFYKIKLVLYISALSLYLSIKKDVRYIKLLKSISYFK, from the coding sequence ATGACGTATGATATATGTATTATTTGTGTCCTGTATTCTAAACAACCAATAGAAACTGCAACTGTTAAATCTTTATTGGAAAATCAGCATTACTTAGAATCAAAAAAAGTTACTTTATGTTTCTGGGATAATTCAATACAGGGTTTTAGTGCGTCATCGTTGTCCAATTTTACTGTGCCGACAGAATATTACCATACTGGGGTTAATACATCTTTGTCTGAAGTGTATAATAAAATAATATCTGATATTGATGCTAGTAGTTATATTATTTTTGATGATGATTCTGATTTTAGTATTGAATATTTTACTTGTTTAGATGGTTTTTTTCAGTCTGATGAGAAAATAGCTTGCCCTATTATATATAATGGTGAGCATTTAATTTCCCCTGGAGTTGTTAGAGGAGTTAGAGGTGCTGAAATTACTGAGTCTTGTCTAAAAAAATCTACTGGCAACCCTGATTTGATTTCTATAATGAGCGGCACGGTTATTAAGAAGAGTGTACTTGATTTTATAAAATTTGATGAGAGACTCTCTTTGTATGGAATCGACACTAAATTTTATCTTTCTGCTAAAAAAAATAAAATTAATATCTACATTCTTCCTTATCGTATGAATCATAATAGTGCGTTACATGAAGTTACTGATGTGGAAAATCATATAAAACGCTTGATTGTTATGCTGAAGAGTAAGTGGGTTGTTTTTGATGATGTGCCTTTTTATAAAATCAAATTAGTGTTATACATTAGTGCGTTGAGTCTTTATTTGTCTATTAAAAAGGATGTTAGATATATTAAGCTACTAAAATCCATTTCTTATTTTAAATGA
- a CDS encoding glycosyltransferase family 4 protein, giving the protein MKILIPILGFGKSGGERVLSKLATELVNKNHDVIFVVPEKKATPYYPTKAKVVTTKQVTNSNRYINLILSMYYMRKCCRNLNPDVVIANFNITAYIVAFLPKKIKKFYYVQAYEVIFFKNKFLKFCAYMTYFLPLKKIVNHEFILPREVNNYVSIVPAGIDTGVFYPNIKKQYGKKNAIGIIGREERHKGTSDMISALLKWNGRENIHLNVAVYLSDIDKRKLENSGVEFSFFPISNDEELGEFYRKNDLMLAVGLVEDGAFHYPCAESMACGCIVISNYSPLAYTKSRFKIDTFNENVIIEKLNEFNQLTISEVENEIKINSFEINKISWEKIGDKFNKALLD; this is encoded by the coding sequence TTGAAAATATTGATTCCAATTCTTGGTTTTGGTAAATCTGGCGGAGAGAGAGTTTTATCTAAACTAGCAACAGAGTTGGTGAATAAAAATCATGATGTTATCTTTGTTGTGCCAGAAAAGAAAGCTACGCCGTATTATCCAACAAAAGCTAAAGTGGTTACTACAAAGCAGGTAACTAATAGTAATAGATATATTAATCTAATACTATCGATGTACTATATGCGAAAATGTTGCCGAAATTTAAACCCGGATGTTGTTATAGCCAATTTTAATATTACGGCCTATATAGTTGCTTTTTTACCAAAAAAAATAAAGAAATTCTACTACGTACAAGCATATGAGGTTATATTTTTTAAAAATAAATTTCTCAAGTTTTGCGCTTATATGACTTATTTTTTACCATTAAAAAAAATTGTTAATCATGAGTTCATTTTACCAAGGGAAGTTAATAATTATGTATCTATAGTTCCTGCTGGAATCGATACCGGTGTTTTTTATCCTAATATAAAAAAACAGTATGGAAAAAAAAATGCAATAGGAATTATAGGCAGGGAGGAACGGCATAAAGGAACATCAGATATGATTTCTGCATTGCTAAAATGGAATGGTCGGGAAAATATTCATTTGAATGTGGCTGTATATTTAAGTGATATAGATAAAAGGAAGCTAGAAAATAGTGGTGTCGAGTTTTCATTTTTCCCTATCTCTAATGATGAGGAATTAGGCGAATTTTATCGTAAAAACGACCTAATGTTGGCAGTTGGTCTTGTTGAAGATGGAGCATTTCATTATCCATGTGCTGAGTCGATGGCTTGCGGGTGTATTGTTATATCTAATTATTCACCTTTAGCATATACAAAAAGTAGATTTAAAATAGACACTTTCAACGAAAATGTGATAATCGAGAAATTAAATGAATTTAATCAACTTACCATTTCTGAAGTTGAAAATGAAATAAAAATTAATTCTTTTGAAATAAATAAGATTTCTTGGGAAAAGATAGGAGATAAGTTCAATAAAGCATTGCTTGATTAG
- a CDS encoding glycosyltransferase family 4 protein — MTTIFFVHLFNDYSGSPRVLRDAIDAIQDECESDVHIISSDTSGFLSEAGRYHVVPYHPHDNKYMQLFRYIVSQIVTFVLLSYLLIRERLKGNTTIVLVNTLLPFGGAIAAKLLARRTIIYIHETHIRPRVLMSFLSMIADWCADQALYVSRYVQQTVDLKKTLNNVVYNGLRRDFKVPELQPMMKFEGKKVLFVGSLKAYKGIFTFVSLAKRLPTVNFIALLNTSESSFKKFQDEIIDIPNFSAYRSPENINDFFANAFMVVNLSNPTQWVETFGLTLLEGMSFGAPVIAPPYGGPVELVNDEVGRLIEPSNLDEITAFISELSIDFERWNILSKNCLRHATAFSSDNYKKNILNIIRNI; from the coding sequence ATGACAACAATCTTTTTTGTACATTTATTTAATGACTATAGTGGTAGTCCCAGGGTATTGCGTGATGCAATCGATGCAATACAAGATGAATGTGAAAGTGACGTCCATATTATCAGCAGTGATACGTCTGGTTTTTTGAGTGAAGCTGGTCGTTATCATGTGGTTCCATATCATCCACATGACAATAAATATATGCAACTTTTTCGGTATATAGTTTCGCAGATAGTTACGTTCGTATTACTCTCATATTTGCTGATAAGAGAGCGTTTAAAAGGTAATACTACTATTGTTTTGGTGAACACATTGCTACCGTTTGGTGGTGCTATCGCAGCTAAATTACTGGCACGTCGAACTATAATTTATATACATGAAACACATATTCGTCCTCGTGTATTAATGTCGTTTTTATCAATGATAGCTGATTGGTGCGCAGATCAAGCTTTATATGTATCTCGTTACGTTCAGCAGACGGTTGACCTAAAAAAAACACTAAATAATGTAGTCTACAATGGTCTAAGACGCGATTTTAAAGTGCCTGAGTTACAGCCAATGATGAAATTTGAAGGGAAAAAAGTTCTCTTTGTTGGTTCTCTTAAAGCTTATAAAGGTATTTTTACTTTTGTTTCATTAGCTAAGCGATTACCTACTGTGAATTTTATTGCATTGTTAAATACTTCTGAATCGAGCTTCAAAAAATTTCAGGATGAAATAATAGATATACCCAATTTCTCTGCTTATCGCTCTCCTGAGAATATAAATGACTTTTTTGCTAATGCATTCATGGTTGTAAATTTGAGTAATCCAACCCAATGGGTTGAAACGTTTGGGCTAACTTTACTTGAAGGAATGAGTTTCGGGGCTCCGGTGATCGCTCCACCCTATGGTGGACCAGTTGAATTGGTGAATGATGAGGTTGGACGCTTGATTGAACCCAGCAATTTGGATGAAATCACTGCTTTTATTTCAGAGTTGTCGATTGATTTTGAGCGTTGGAATATTTTGTCAAAAAATTGTCTTCGCCATGCTACTGCATTTTCATCGGATAACTACAAAAAAAATATTCTCAATATTATTCGAAATATTTAA
- a CDS encoding DUF1972 domain-containing protein, with product MGLKLKTKKLHIAVVGTVGLPACYGGFESLVENLVDNCSRDVSYTVFSSSKAYSEKITTYKDASICYVPLYANGIQSIPYDILSLVKALFIQPDVTLILGVSGCIFLPIFRLFYRGRIITNIDGLEWKREKWQGWVKRFLRLSERCAVRFSDVVIADNQAITDYVANEYKVNALTIAYGGDHALAVKEQYSKINVTPYFLSVCRIEPENNVEMILDSFSRCPQYRIKFVGNWDNSEYGRRLKSKFSSCANIEIIDPIYNVDVLYELRSQCISYIHGHSAGGTNPSLVEAMHFSKIIFAYDCSFNRFTTEDSCYYFSSAENLARQIADITGSHHCAMAEKMKSIAMRRYTWNVVREQYESIYVLRKSGAEGISEKNKETI from the coding sequence ATGGGATTAAAATTGAAAACAAAAAAATTACATATTGCTGTTGTTGGCACTGTAGGCTTGCCTGCCTGTTATGGTGGCTTTGAGTCTTTAGTTGAGAACTTAGTTGATAACTGTTCTCGAGATGTCTCCTATACGGTTTTTTCGTCATCTAAAGCCTATTCTGAGAAAATAACAACGTATAAAGATGCAAGTATTTGTTATGTACCACTTTACGCCAATGGTATACAAAGTATTCCCTATGACATACTGTCGCTGGTGAAGGCATTATTTATTCAACCAGATGTAACGCTTATTCTTGGTGTGTCCGGCTGTATTTTTCTCCCTATTTTTCGTTTGTTTTATCGGGGGAGAATAATTACTAATATTGATGGTTTGGAATGGAAGAGAGAAAAATGGCAGGGATGGGTTAAACGATTTCTACGATTAAGTGAACGCTGTGCTGTACGCTTTTCCGATGTGGTAATTGCGGATAATCAGGCGATTACTGATTATGTGGCTAATGAATATAAAGTTAACGCATTAACTATTGCTTATGGTGGTGACCATGCGTTGGCGGTTAAAGAACAGTATAGTAAAATTAATGTTACTCCTTATTTTTTGTCAGTCTGCCGCATTGAGCCAGAAAATAATGTTGAGATGATATTAGATAGTTTTTCTCGATGCCCTCAATATCGAATTAAATTTGTCGGAAATTGGGATAATAGCGAATATGGTCGTAGGCTGAAGAGTAAATTTAGTTCATGTGCTAATATTGAAATCATTGATCCTATTTATAATGTCGATGTCTTATATGAATTGCGTAGTCAGTGTATTAGTTATATCCATGGACATTCTGCTGGAGGAACTAATCCCTCATTAGTCGAAGCTATGCATTTTTCGAAAATTATTTTCGCTTATGATTGTAGCTTTAATCGTTTTACAACTGAGGATAGTTGTTATTATTTTTCAAGTGCGGAAAATTTAGCACGACAAATCGCCGATATTACTGGTAGTCATCATTGTGCTATGGCTGAAAAAATGAAAAGCATTGCCATGCGTCGTTATACGTGGAATGTAGTGCGGGAACAGTATGAGTCCATCTATGTTCTTCGTAAATCAGGCGCGGAAGGTATAAGTGAAAAAAATAAAGAAACAATTTGA
- the rfbD gene encoding dTDP-4-dehydrorhamnose reductase, whose product MRILLTGANGQLGRCFQDRFPANWNILATDSNELDITNLERVEEVVKDFQPNAIVNAAAYTSVDKAESEPKIAEKINVTGPKNLAIVASKLDIQLVHVSTDYVFDGDATEPYAEDSVTNPLSVYGKTKLAGEQAVIKTSSEAIIVRTAWVFSEYGNNFVKTMLRLGKERNTLSIVGDQRGCPTYAGDLAQAIIALLQRNAAGGIYHYSGDKEVSWYEFAQAIFFTAVRESIFNKEPELTSISTEQYPTPAHRPAYSTLKCEKIQCLGIKLSDWNKALAVMLSS is encoded by the coding sequence ATGAGAATATTACTGACAGGCGCAAACGGCCAATTGGGGCGCTGTTTCCAGGATCGCTTCCCCGCAAACTGGAACATTTTAGCAACCGATTCTAATGAACTCGATATTACGAATTTAGAACGCGTTGAAGAAGTAGTAAAAGATTTCCAACCGAATGCTATCGTTAATGCCGCAGCTTATACATCTGTAGATAAGGCAGAATCAGAGCCTAAAATAGCAGAAAAAATTAACGTTACAGGCCCGAAAAATTTAGCGATTGTCGCCAGCAAACTAGATATCCAGCTAGTCCATGTGTCCACCGACTATGTCTTTGATGGTGACGCAACAGAGCCTTACGCTGAAGACAGTGTGACAAATCCACTAAGTGTTTATGGTAAAACTAAACTTGCTGGTGAACAGGCAGTAATAAAAACCTCGTCAGAAGCAATAATTGTTCGCACCGCTTGGGTATTTAGTGAATATGGCAACAATTTTGTTAAAACTATGCTACGGCTTGGGAAAGAACGGAATACGTTAAGCATTGTAGGTGATCAACGAGGTTGCCCTACTTATGCAGGCGATCTAGCGCAGGCAATTATTGCCTTATTGCAGCGGAACGCAGCAGGGGGGATCTATCACTACAGCGGCGATAAAGAGGTGAGTTGGTATGAATTTGCACAGGCGATTTTTTTTACAGCAGTGCGTGAATCGATATTCAACAAGGAACCAGAGTTGACGTCAATTTCTACAGAACAATACCCTACTCCCGCTCATCGACCAGCTTACTCCACGTTGAAGTGTGAAAAAATTCAATGTTTGGGCATCAAGTTATCCGATTGGAATAAAGCTCTTGCTGTTATGTTATCGTCTTAA
- the rfbC gene encoding dTDP-4-dehydrorhamnose 3,5-epimerase, which translates to MQIIDTAIHGAKIVQPKVFGDARGFFLETFEKKRYQEMLDIDLDFVQDNHSRSSKGVLRGLHFQKTNPQGKLVRVVRGEVFDVAVDIRQDSPTYGKWHGLILSEENKAQFWLPPGLAHGFVVLSDIADFEYKCTDYYDPSDEGCLLWNDPDLGIEWPISHPLLSEKDKLGKLFKDLTK; encoded by the coding sequence ATGCAAATCATTGATACTGCTATTCACGGCGCAAAAATCGTTCAGCCAAAAGTATTCGGTGATGCAAGAGGCTTTTTTCTGGAGACGTTTGAAAAGAAACGCTATCAGGAGATGCTGGATATCGATTTGGACTTTGTTCAAGATAATCATTCTCGCTCAAGTAAAGGCGTCTTACGAGGTCTACATTTCCAAAAAACAAATCCACAAGGCAAACTCGTCCGTGTTGTACGCGGCGAGGTGTTTGATGTTGCCGTAGATATTCGTCAGGATTCCCCTACCTACGGGAAATGGCATGGCCTGATACTATCGGAAGAAAACAAAGCGCAGTTTTGGCTGCCGCCGGGGCTGGCACATGGATTTGTTGTACTCTCTGATATCGCAGATTTTGAATACAAATGTACAGATTATTATGACCCCAGCGATGAGGGTTGCCTGTTATGGAACGATCCCGATCTTGGTATTGAATGGCCAATATCTCATCCGTTGCTATCTGAGAAAGATAAATTAGGGAAGTTATTCAAGGATCTCACGAAATGA
- the rfbA gene encoding glucose-1-phosphate thymidylyltransferase RfbA: MKGIVLAGGSGTRLYPITRGVSKQLLPIYDKPMVYYPISVLMLAGIREILIITTPEDMPAFKRLLGDGSRFGIELSYEVQPSPDGLAQAFIIGEEFINGERCALVLGDNIYFGQSFGKKLEAVAAKEEGATIFGYQVTDPERFGVVEFDRDFRALSIEEKPTEPKSNWAVTGLYFYDKNVVEMAKQVKPSHRGELEITTLNQMYLEQGTLEVELLGRGFAWLDTGTHDSLIEASQFIHTIEKRQGLKVACLEEIALRKGWLSRQQVAEQAKVMFKTSYGQYLTQLIAEK, encoded by the coding sequence TTATATCCGATTACTCGTGGCGTTTCTAAACAGCTACTGCCGATTTATGACAAACCGATGGTTTATTATCCTATTTCAGTTCTTATGCTCGCGGGTATTCGTGAAATACTGATAATCACCACCCCCGAGGATATGCCAGCATTTAAACGCCTTTTAGGCGATGGCAGTCGTTTCGGCATTGAACTTAGCTACGAGGTCCAACCCAGCCCTGATGGGCTCGCTCAAGCTTTTATCATCGGTGAAGAATTCATTAATGGGGAACGCTGTGCGCTAGTACTCGGTGATAATATTTATTTCGGACAAAGTTTTGGTAAGAAACTCGAAGCCGTGGCGGCAAAAGAAGAAGGGGCAACGATCTTCGGTTATCAGGTCACTGACCCTGAGCGTTTTGGTGTTGTCGAATTTGATCGGGATTTCAGAGCATTATCTATTGAAGAGAAACCTACCGAACCGAAATCAAACTGGGCCGTCACCGGACTCTACTTTTATGATAAAAATGTCGTGGAGATGGCAAAACAGGTAAAACCATCACACCGTGGCGAATTAGAAATTACCACACTGAACCAAATGTATCTTGAACAAGGCACACTGGAAGTTGAGCTACTAGGGAGAGGCTTCGCCTGGCTGGACACTGGCACCCACGATAGTCTAATTGAAGCGTCGCAATTTATTCATACGATCGAAAAGCGTCAGGGGCTGAAGGTTGCTTGCCTAGAAGAGATCGCACTTCGCAAAGGCTGGCTTTCCCGCCAGCAAGTTGCCGAACAAGCTAAAGTGATGTTCAAAACGTCCTATGGACAATATTTGACCCAACTCATCGCAGAGAAATAA